The following proteins are encoded in a genomic region of Coffea eugenioides isolate CCC68of unplaced genomic scaffold, Ceug_1.0 ScVebR1_2469;HRSCAF=3499, whole genome shotgun sequence:
- the LOC113756755 gene encoding uncharacterized protein LOC113756755: MQKRVNCFGKAEKIAPPEASTPVCNVPKSIRSSKNCSSSAKEPSTEQCLNSSVPEPCSSVPQPIPSNNELTDMFDGISTKLQSSLPVSTNQSTVPEVHDNSLVEEGTCIVNVAPSISSKHSSGQQIVVNTQLVNTGRQRRTKKTSFSCLKHIPTESLVLPDAPKCQHCGAYRFHLEPPNFCCSGGEVSVVHPVMPYALFRLYSGTDEECIHFCKNARTYNNNLAFTTFAAKYDRKMTKNSQGVYTFRVQGQIYHLLNSLTPNGHPPTGIQLYFYDQEEELSQRLNTSPRLRESTLKLLMGILEQNPYTKVFKSLRELPNLDNHSIFLNSNPGLDQQLYNMPTASEVAAIWTEHDSETLEKGTNIQVYSHANTSHRIQHYFACYDSLQYPLLFPRGESGWHYGIPRNTTANKRKREEIDDHSLVALPKIGNAVDFIQKENEVAEEGKKKRETVSAREYYCYKLQIRDDDTSMLLHTRRLLQQFSVDIYTNGGKVGRRVYLPSSFIGGPRDMRRRYIDAMSLVQRFGKPDIFITMTCNRMWKEIHDNLKYGEEAQDRPDLVSRRGLPHAHMLIILKPEYKPLNPEAYDMIVSAEIPDPSKQPHLYFLVMNHMMHGPCGLLKKDNVCMKDGVCKNHYPKSFSDYTTYTEDGYPHYKRRMDCRCVRVRNHLLDNRWVVPYSPYLLALFDCHLNVEICSTVKLVKYLYKYVYKGHDRVSFYIHSENTVEDVDEILDFQSGRWVAAAEAF, translated from the exons ATGCAGAAAAGAGTTAACTGCTttggaaaagctgaaaaaaTAGCCCCTCCTGAGGCCTCTACTCCTGTATGCAATGTTCCCAAGTCTATCCGCTCCTCAAAAAACTGTAGTTCCTCTGCTAAGGAACCTTCAACAGAGCAATGTCTGAATAGTTCAGTACCTGAGCCATGCAGCTCTGTACCACAGCCAATTCCTAGCAACAATGAATTAACTGATATGTTTGATGGTATATCAACAAAACTCCAGTCTTCTTTACCTGTTTCAACAAACCAGTCTACTGTCCCTGAAG TTCATGATAACTCCTTGGTAGAAGAAGGAACCTGTATTGTCAACGTTGCTCCATCTATTTCTTCTAAACACAGTAGTGGCCAACAAATTGTTGTTAACACCCAGCTCGTGAACACAG GTAGGCAACGAAGGACCAAAAAAACCAGTTTTTCTTGCTTGAAGCATATTCCAACCGAATCATTGGTCCTCCCTGATGCCCCAAAGTGTCAACACTGTGGGGCTTATCGATTCCATTTGGAACCTCCCAATTTTTGCTGTTCAGGTGGAGAGGTTTCTGTTGTTCATCCTGTGATGCCTTATGCCCTCTTCCGCCTTTATTCCGGTACAGATGAGGAATGTATTCACTTCTGCAAGAATGCACGTACCTATAATAACAATCTTGCCTTTACCACTTTTGCTGCAAAATATGATagaaaaatgactaaaaattcTCAGGGAGTTTACACTTTCCGTGTCCAGGGTCAAATTTATCATCTTCTGAATAGTCTCACACCAAATGGCCACCCTCCTACTGGTATCCAGCTGTACTTTTATGATCAAGAGGAAGAATTGTCACAGAGACTCAATACTTCTCCAAGATTACGGGAGAGTACTCTTAAGCTTCTGATGGGTATTCTTGAGCAGAATCCTTATACCAAAGTTTTTAAGTCTTTAAGAGAGCTTCCTAATCTAGATAACCATAGCATATTTCTTAATTCCAACCCGGGCCTTGACCAACAGTTATATAATATGCCAACAGCTTCAGAAGTCGCTGCAATATGGACAGAGCATGATAGTGAAACCTTAGAAAAGGGCACCAACATACAGGTTTATAGTCATGCAAATACAAGCCATAGAATCCAACACTATTTTGCATGCTACGACTCTTTGCAGTACCCACTATTGTTTCCCAGAGGTGAATCTGGTTGGCACTATGGTATTCCAAGAAACACTACTGCTAATAAAAGAAAGAGGGAAGAAATTGATGATCACAGCCTTGTTGCTTTACCTAAGATAGGAAATGCTGTTGATTTTATTCAAAAGGAAAATGAAG ttGCTGAGGAGGGAAAGAAAAAACGGGAAACTGTTTCTGCTCGAGAGTATTATTGCTACAAATTGCAGATCAGAGATGATGACACCTCAATGCTCTTGCACACAAGGAGACTATTGCAGCAATTCTCTGTGGATATTTAT ACTAACGGCGGTAAAGTTGGCCGCCGTGTTTATCTTCCATCTTCCTTTATTGGTGGTCCAAGGGACATGAGACGGAGGTATATAGATGCTATGTCTTTGGTCCAGAGATTTGGTAAGCCTGACATATTCATTACTATGACTTGCAATAGGATGTGGAAAGAAATACATGATAACCTAAAGTATGGAGAAGAGGCTCAAGATAGACCTGATTTAGTTTCAAGA AGAGGCCTTCCTCATGCTCATATGTTGATTATTTTAAAGCCAGAATATAAGCCCCTCAATCCTGAAGCTTATGACATGATAGTTTCGGCCGAAATACCAGATCCTTCTAAGCAGCCACATTTATACTTTCTGGTTATGAATCACATGATGCATGGTCCATGTGGTTTATTAAAAAAGGATAATGTTTGTATGAAAGATGGGGTGTGCAAGAACCATTATCCAAAGAGTTTTAGTGACTACACAACTTATACAGAAGATGGTTATCCTCACTATAAAAGAAGGATGGATTGTCGCTGTGTAAGAGTGAGGAATCATTTGTTGGATAATAGGTGGGTTGTTCCGTACAGTCCCTATCTTCTGGCTTTGTTTGACTGCCATTTGAATGTAGAGATATGTTCCACTGTTAAGTTAGTTAAGTATCTTTACAAATATGTTTATAAAGGGCATGATCGTGTGAGCTTTTATATCCATTCTGAAAATACCGTTGAAGATGTAGATGAAATTTTAGACTTTCAGTCTGGCCGCTGGGTGGCTGCTGCAGAGGCTTTTTGA